One window of the Pyxicephalus adspersus chromosome 5, UCB_Pads_2.0, whole genome shotgun sequence genome contains the following:
- the SLC30A8 gene encoding proton-coupled zinc antiporter SLC30A8 isoform X1, protein MKGLEKACLVSDRATKMYSLTSHSGDQSILTKEKHPDEDCRPSITTYHCHNSNSKAYEARQKEHKTAKKKLYIAAAICLTFIVAEIAGGYIAGSLAVVADAAHLFVDLSSFLISICSLWLSSKPATKRLTYGWYRAEIVGALLSMITIWVVTGVLVYLACERILHSDYTIDGAVMLLTSACALGANVVLALVLHNTGHGHSHAGGQHEHMAPDHKPQTNASIRAAFIHVIGDLFQSISVLISALIIYFKPQYKIADPICTFIFSIFVLATTITILRDILIVLMEGVPRGINYSVVKQSILAVNGVKSVHSLHLLALTMNQVILSVHIATETLDDSRRVLKEVTQNLFDNFPFHSVTIQLEPAEEQNPECLFCYEPND, encoded by the exons ATGAAAGGTTTGGAGAAAGCTTGCCTGGTGAGCGACAGAGCCACTAAAATGTACTCGCTAACTAGCCACAG TGGAGACCAAAGTATACTTACTAAAGAAAAGCACCCGGATGAAGATTGTCGTCCATCAATCACCACATACCATTGTCACAACAGTAACTCCAAAGCTTACGAGGCCAGACAGAAGGAACACAAAACAGCCAAGAAGAAGCTTTACATTGCAGCAGCCATTTGCTTGACATTTATTGTGGCAGAAATTGCTG GTGGCTATATAGCAGGAAGCCTGGCCGTTGTGGCGGATGCAGCCCATCTCTTTGTGGACCTGTCCAGCTTCCTAATCAGCATCTGCTCTCTGTGGTTGTCTTCAAAGCCGGCAACAAAAAGACTCACCTATGGCTGGTACAGAGCGG AAATAGTTGGCGCCTTATTATCCATGATTACAATCTGGGTGGTCACGGGCGTGCTGGTTTACTTGGCATGTGAGAGAATTCTTCATTCTGACTACACCATAGATGGGGCAGTGATGCTCCTGACATCAGCATGTGCCCTCGGAGCCAATGTTGT TTTGGCTCTGGTTCTCCACAACACTGGACATGGTCACAGCCACGCCGGGGGTCAGCATGAACATATGGCACCTGATCACAAGCCTCAGACTAATGCTAGTATACGTGCAGCCTTCATCCATGTCATCGGAGACCTCTTCCAAAGCATCAGCGTGCTAATCAGTGCACTCATCATATACTTCAAG CCTCAGTATAAGATAGCGGATCCCATCTGCACTTTTATATTCTCCATTTTCGTCTTGGCCACTACTATCACTATTCTACGAGACATTCTAATTGTTCTAATGGAAG GGGTTCCTCGAGGGATTAATTACAGTGTTGTGAAACAGAGTATTCTTGCAGTGAATGGGGTTAAATCAGTCCACAGCCTTCATCTTTTGGCTTTAACAATGAATCAAGTCATCCTCTCCGTTCACATTGCCACAG agaCTTTAGATGACTCTAGAAGAGTTTTGAAGGAAGTCACTCAGAACTTGTTTGACAATTTCCCCTTCCACTCGGTCACTATACAACTTGAACCGGCAGAGGAACAGAATCCTGAGTGTTTGTTCTGCTATGAGCCCAACGACTGA
- the SLC30A8 gene encoding proton-coupled zinc antiporter SLC30A8 isoform X2: MRWRGTDWTGIAERSTFHRSGDQSILTKEKHPDEDCRPSITTYHCHNSNSKAYEARQKEHKTAKKKLYIAAAICLTFIVAEIAGGYIAGSLAVVADAAHLFVDLSSFLISICSLWLSSKPATKRLTYGWYRAEIVGALLSMITIWVVTGVLVYLACERILHSDYTIDGAVMLLTSACALGANVVLALVLHNTGHGHSHAGGQHEHMAPDHKPQTNASIRAAFIHVIGDLFQSISVLISALIIYFKPQYKIADPICTFIFSIFVLATTITILRDILIVLMEGVPRGINYSVVKQSILAVNGVKSVHSLHLLALTMNQVILSVHIATETLDDSRRVLKEVTQNLFDNFPFHSVTIQLEPAEEQNPECLFCYEPND, translated from the exons TGGAGACCAAAGTATACTTACTAAAGAAAAGCACCCGGATGAAGATTGTCGTCCATCAATCACCACATACCATTGTCACAACAGTAACTCCAAAGCTTACGAGGCCAGACAGAAGGAACACAAAACAGCCAAGAAGAAGCTTTACATTGCAGCAGCCATTTGCTTGACATTTATTGTGGCAGAAATTGCTG GTGGCTATATAGCAGGAAGCCTGGCCGTTGTGGCGGATGCAGCCCATCTCTTTGTGGACCTGTCCAGCTTCCTAATCAGCATCTGCTCTCTGTGGTTGTCTTCAAAGCCGGCAACAAAAAGACTCACCTATGGCTGGTACAGAGCGG AAATAGTTGGCGCCTTATTATCCATGATTACAATCTGGGTGGTCACGGGCGTGCTGGTTTACTTGGCATGTGAGAGAATTCTTCATTCTGACTACACCATAGATGGGGCAGTGATGCTCCTGACATCAGCATGTGCCCTCGGAGCCAATGTTGT TTTGGCTCTGGTTCTCCACAACACTGGACATGGTCACAGCCACGCCGGGGGTCAGCATGAACATATGGCACCTGATCACAAGCCTCAGACTAATGCTAGTATACGTGCAGCCTTCATCCATGTCATCGGAGACCTCTTCCAAAGCATCAGCGTGCTAATCAGTGCACTCATCATATACTTCAAG CCTCAGTATAAGATAGCGGATCCCATCTGCACTTTTATATTCTCCATTTTCGTCTTGGCCACTACTATCACTATTCTACGAGACATTCTAATTGTTCTAATGGAAG GGGTTCCTCGAGGGATTAATTACAGTGTTGTGAAACAGAGTATTCTTGCAGTGAATGGGGTTAAATCAGTCCACAGCCTTCATCTTTTGGCTTTAACAATGAATCAAGTCATCCTCTCCGTTCACATTGCCACAG agaCTTTAGATGACTCTAGAAGAGTTTTGAAGGAAGTCACTCAGAACTTGTTTGACAATTTCCCCTTCCACTCGGTCACTATACAACTTGAACCGGCAGAGGAACAGAATCCTGAGTGTTTGTTCTGCTATGAGCCCAACGACTGA